One Coccinella septempunctata chromosome 1, icCocSept1.1, whole genome shotgun sequence DNA window includes the following coding sequences:
- the LOC123310842 gene encoding NADH dehydrogenase [ubiquinone] iron-sulfur protein 3, mitochondrial, whose protein sequence is MSSILRKLALVTKIPYNINATGITSVSKKFSTEAVKETKPTIRKIEQGAVDKLKDFGKYVAECLPKYVQKVQIAAGNELEILIAPEGVVPVLQFLKDHHNAQFASLVDIAGMDVPSRPYRFEVIYNLLSLRYNSRCRVKTYTDELTPIESACEVFKAANWYEREVWDMYGVFFANHPDLRRILTDYGFEGHPFRKDFPLSGYVEVRYDDEKKRVVVEPLELAQEFRKFDLSAPWEQFPNFRKANPTSEEVEIKK, encoded by the exons ATGTCGTCGATACTAAGAAAATTAGCCCTCGTTACCAAAATACCTTATAATATCAATGCAACCG GCATTACTTCTGTTTCTAAAAAGTTCTCAACTGAAGCAGTAAAAGAAACAAAAC CTACCATCAGGAAAATTGAGCAGGGCGCAGTAGACAAACTCAAAGATTTTGGAAAGTATGTCGCTGAATGTCTGCCTAAATATGTTCAGAAAGTGCAAATCGCAGCTGGTAATGAATTGGAGATTCTCATAGCACCTGAAGGTGTAGTTCCTGTATTACAATTCTTGAAAGATCATCATAATGCACAGTTTGCCAGCTTGGTCGATATTGCTGGAATGGATGTTCCAAGCAGGCCGTATAGATTTGAG GTAATCTACAATCTTTTATCCTTAAGGTACAATTCTAGATGCCGTGTTAAGACATATACAGATGAGTTGACACCAATTGAATCTGCCTGTGAAGTTTTTAAAGCTGCCAACTGGTATGAAAGGGAAGTTTGGGATATGTATGGTGTATTCTTTGCCAATCACCCTGATTTAAGACGTATACTTACCGATTATGGATTTGAGGGGCATCCATTTAGGAAAGATTTTCCATTGAGTGGATATGTAGAG GTACGATATGATGATGAGAAGAAAAGAGTTGTTGTGGAACCACTGGAACTAGCACAGGAATTCAGGAAATTTGACTTATCAGCGCCGTGGGAACAATTCCCCAACTTCAGAAAGGCGAATCCTACATCAGAGgaagttgaaataaaaaaataa
- the LOC123310834 gene encoding S-adenosylmethionine sensor upstream of mTORC1 — MASEDHIKLSDLIKSVHSELRQKSKNKGFEKAWDEHCKNDDLLLKYANAMKILATNHWQNNFTDKSKAFCRVEWIYKYCLQYFTDEESSEKLRQRQRELDIAEKIDISVNIPFLPQKPVLKLLDVGSCYNPFSVYNIFEVLAIDIAPASPCVNKMDFLKLELKNKINIEENTLAANYFDIVVFSLFLEYIPCPDLRFKCCEKAMELLRPEGLLFIITPDSKHVGANAQLMKSWRFMLAEIGFSRIKYEKLPHIHCMVFRKSIHSEIAQRWSVLHKNNQIFDKMFIPQDFLKKDKH; from the coding sequence ATGGCATCTGAAGATCATATTAAACTCTCCGATTTGATTAAATCAGTCCATTCTGAGTTGAGGCAAAAGTCGAAGAATAAAGGTTTTGAGAAGGCGTGGGATGAACATTGCAAAAATGATGATCTTTTGTTGAAATATGCCAATGCCATGAAAATATTGGCAACGAATCATTGGCAGAACAACTTCACTGATAAATCGAAGGCTTTCTGCAGGGTTGAATGGATATACAAATATTGTTTACAGTATTTTACTGACGAGGAAAGCAGTGAAAAATTGAGACAAAGGCAACGGGAACTTGATATTgctgaaaaaattgatatttcagttaaCATTCCGTTTCTTCCACAGAAACCAGTGCTTAAGCTTCTAGATGTTGGAAGTTGTTATAACCCGTTTTCTGTCTATAATATTTTTGAAGTTTTAGCTATTGATATTGCACCAGCAAGCCCTTGTGTAAATAAAATGGATTTCCTCAAACtggaactgaaaaataaaataaatattgaagaaaacacATTAGCTGCTAATTACTTCGATATTGTAGTATTCAGTTTATTCTTAGAATACATACCATGTCCAGACTTACGATTTAAATGTTGTGAGAAAGCGATGGAATTGTTAAGGCCTGAAGGTCTTCTTTTTATAATTACCCCAGATTCTAAACATGTAGGAGCCAATGCTCAACTAATGAAGTCTTGGCGTTTTATGCTTGCTGAAATTGGTTTTTCtagaataaaatatgaaaaattgccCCATATTCATTGTATGGTCTTCAGAAAGAGTATCCATAGTGAAATTGCACAGAGATGGTCAGTTTTacataaaaataatcaaatatttGATAAAATGTTCATACCCCAAGATTTTCTTAAAAAAGACAAACATTAA